From Nonomuraea helvata, a single genomic window includes:
- a CDS encoding sugar ABC transporter permease codes for MAASPLVRREARRFHLFALPWTIGFVFFTGGPIIVSLVLSFTRYELLSAPEWVGLDNYVQLLRDPDFWVATRNTIYFGAASATAGVVYSLAAALLLNIKLRGQAIFRTIIYMPSVISGIATALLWIHVLHPDYGLVNYLIGLLGVQGPGWLTDASWAIPGLVIMTTWTTGNAMIIFLAGLQGVPVSLYEAAHIDGAGWWSRFRNVTVPMMSPVIFFNLVVGFIGSLQAYQLILFMTDGGPANSTLVLGLYVYRYAFKYFEMGYASTIAWALFFLVIVFTVIQFGLARRWVHYEVK; via the coding sequence ATGGCCGCCTCCCCGCTCGTCCGGCGCGAGGCCCGCCGGTTCCACCTGTTCGCCCTGCCGTGGACCATCGGCTTCGTCTTCTTCACCGGCGGGCCCATCATCGTGTCGCTGGTGCTCAGCTTCACCCGCTACGAGCTGCTGTCGGCCCCGGAGTGGGTGGGCCTGGACAACTACGTGCAACTGCTCCGGGATCCCGACTTCTGGGTGGCGACGAGGAACACCATCTACTTCGGCGCCGCCTCCGCCACGGCCGGGGTCGTCTACAGCCTCGCCGCGGCGCTGCTGCTCAACATCAAGCTGCGCGGGCAGGCGATCTTCCGCACGATCATCTACATGCCGTCGGTGATCTCCGGCATCGCCACCGCACTGCTCTGGATCCACGTGCTGCATCCCGACTACGGCCTGGTCAACTACCTGATCGGTCTCCTGGGCGTGCAGGGGCCGGGGTGGTTGACCGACGCGAGCTGGGCGATCCCCGGCCTGGTCATCATGACGACCTGGACCACCGGAAACGCGATGATCATCTTCCTGGCCGGTCTGCAGGGCGTGCCCGTCTCGCTGTACGAGGCCGCGCACATCGACGGCGCCGGCTGGTGGAGCAGGTTCAGGAACGTGACGGTCCCGATGATGTCGCCGGTCATCTTCTTCAACCTGGTCGTGGGATTCATCGGCAGCCTGCAGGCCTACCAGCTCATCCTGTTCATGACCGACGGAGGGCCGGCCAACTCCACCCTGGTCCTGGGCCTGTACGTCTACCGCTACGCCTTCAAGTACTTCGAGATGGGCTACGCCTCGACGATCGCCTGGGCGCTGTTCTTCCTCGTCATCGTGTTCACCGTGATCCAGTTCGGGCTCGCGCGCCGCTGGGTCCACTACGAGGTCAAGTAG
- a CDS encoding carbohydrate ABC transporter permease — translation MAIKVLPAQARPVEKRPAAPAQAERIRRVQRLTAYALLVLASAASLLPLLWMLTTALKPAGAVLEFPPRFIPDVFTWSNFPDAWMSLPFNTFLVNSVVVTTLSIVGNLISCILPAYAFARLRSRMRGMAFTLMLGTMMIPAQVVIVPRFLLFSKLDLVDTFWPLFLPNFFGTALYIFLLRQFFTTIPQELVEAARIDGAGELRILWRIMIPLSKPAIATVTLLSFVGAWGEYIDPLIYLRSTENYTIPLGISLFRGQYSDDYNLMMAVSILALVPVIVVFLAAQKYFIRGIMLTGIAGR, via the coding sequence ATGGCAATCAAGGTCCTGCCCGCACAGGCCCGCCCGGTGGAGAAGCGGCCCGCGGCCCCCGCCCAGGCCGAGCGGATCCGCCGGGTCCAGCGTCTGACGGCCTACGCGCTCCTCGTCCTGGCCTCGGCGGCCAGCCTGCTTCCCCTGCTGTGGATGCTCACCACCGCGCTCAAACCGGCCGGAGCCGTGCTGGAGTTTCCGCCGAGGTTCATCCCCGACGTCTTCACCTGGTCCAACTTCCCGGACGCGTGGATGAGCCTGCCCTTCAACACCTTCCTGGTCAACAGCGTGGTGGTGACCACGCTGTCGATCGTGGGCAATCTCATCTCCTGCATCCTGCCCGCCTACGCCTTCGCGCGGCTGCGCTCGCGGATGCGCGGCATGGCCTTCACGCTGATGCTGGGCACGATGATGATCCCCGCGCAGGTGGTCATCGTGCCGCGGTTCCTCCTGTTCTCCAAGCTGGATCTGGTGGACACCTTCTGGCCGCTGTTCCTGCCCAACTTCTTCGGCACCGCGCTGTACATCTTCCTGCTCCGGCAGTTCTTCACCACGATCCCGCAGGAACTGGTGGAGGCGGCCCGCATCGACGGGGCGGGGGAACTGCGGATCCTCTGGCGGATCATGATCCCGCTGTCCAAACCGGCGATCGCGACCGTGACGCTGCTGTCGTTCGTCGGGGCCTGGGGCGAGTACATCGACCCGCTGATCTACCTGCGCTCGACGGAGAACTACACGATCCCGCTCGGCATCTCGCTGTTCCGCGGCCAGTACTCCGACGACTACAACCTCATGATGGCGGTGTCCATCCTGGCGCTGGTTCCGGTCATCGTGGTGTTCCTGGCGGCGCAGAAGTACTTCATCAGGGGGATCATGCTCACCGGCATAGCGGGAAGGTAG
- a CDS encoding sulfotransferase, which yields MKVIGAGFGRTGTRSLQTALEILGYGPCYHMSTVIAEPYRVRQWLDIGEGRSYDWDTLFAGFRSAVDWPVPDVPFPQVNERGHSARNGRGGCCG from the coding sequence GTGAAGGTGATCGGCGCGGGCTTCGGCCGTACGGGCACGAGGTCCCTGCAGACGGCGCTCGAGATCCTCGGTTACGGGCCCTGCTACCACATGTCGACGGTCATCGCGGAGCCGTACCGCGTGCGACAGTGGCTGGACATCGGCGAGGGGCGCTCCTACGACTGGGACACGCTGTTCGCGGGATTCCGGTCCGCCGTCGACTGGCCCGTGCCCGACGTGCCGTTTCCGCAGGTCAACGAGCGGGGGCATTCCGCGCGAAACGGCCGCGGCGGCTGCTGCGGCTGA